One Coregonus clupeaformis isolate EN_2021a chromosome 33, ASM2061545v1, whole genome shotgun sequence DNA window includes the following coding sequences:
- the gtf3c2 gene encoding general transcription factor 3C polypeptide 2 isoform X2 translates to MPVTESCTVRLLRLPLTKKRCSVKLSRLSVIKKRCSVRLSRLLLTDKWCSVRLCRLPVTKKSCSVKLSSLPVTQKRCSVRLSRLLMATIAQKLGKQGSESMGVPHGEETEEQTDPHEKPRAEAQTNPHEKPQDTNGEAVGATSEQGQELPPEELPVTSSTPGNRLQRKRVPNPKYQSEPDTDMTNTDQKPRKKRGLKKSVSNTETDQQEPAKKTPKPKTPKKTPAKKTPQKKAAVSSINSEKGLIKQTPAKKTSAKKIQQETPQVNSTPPPAVPELRETPEEPETTPGGRPKRRAAKAALQYLHTLAKEVYNQSDNATKNDWESSPVPSPSSTQPQKRTRGKGKKRKAPDFDSDNAAEDMDFVPENKDTEEEREDEDTQEDLDLDLEQRHTPTKDLRSRRISRGLSSQARYHGNAPNGLTNIVMGPIWMCTKTTKTFRDEHCNEWVFAEWIPSEKDWHCLSDSEAEQYLPQEMMSTAFSFSREGIREETPLHRMKRFECLPPHPERWDMLFYTGGPVWAMDWCPTPDGAPASQCAAIYCHRNLDDQHRMNELYTKPGLIQIWDMGQLQYNTSPQSSPRLAYGIAQDKGFVWNLKWCPGGAWELPTTNRKAPHMPRMGLLAASTSDGHITIYSLPHPDTLLARRKHTAKGGASPTLMICQVQGVITLKRGSFKTNHDEKNNQVLSMDWLPVKPHNILAAGFYDGTVALWDLSSKSILQRVRAPDRSFTLYPYHCFIAHDNATRALSFCHASRDLMVTAGDDRLVKMWDLRRTWEPCQSFKRFLSTEAAWPLHWAGVFISQESAYATFGQHGLNYFDSGYLGFKPLFLVPRKGTMWSLSISDWLNTAVTADTVGDVIMVLLPNLFNNPCYLKRSIDRRFPVFRTEMVQLKEGVEENEGGLGEEGSGSTSNGTSHHIPQTYRETANKYYLHYHDMDMRTFKNVQNRAPWKHMQAAEAKGGLGLDLMPLASLTKIRFNPNLCAQSWVLSGGQAGLVRAHCLRAMNSSHINKMVQESQAQFSTMFTQDTTDSQGDASAVRHTTEKL, encoded by the exons ATGCCTGTGACAGAGAGTTGCACAGTTAGGCTGTTAAGGCTGCCTCTCACCAAGAAGAGATGCTCAGTAAAGTTGTCTAGGCTTTCTGTGATAAAGAAGAGGTGCTCAGTAAGGCTGTCAAGGCTTCTTTTGACTGATAAGTGGTGCTCAGTAAGGTTGTGTAGGCTACCTGTGACAAAGAAGAGTTGCTCAGTAAAGTTATCTAGTCTGCCTGTGACGCAGAAGCGTTGCTCAGTAAGGTTGTCTAGGCTGTTGATGGCAACCATTGCCCAGAAGTTGGGCAAACAGGGTAGCGAGTCCATGGGCGTACCCcatggagaggagacagaggagcagACTGATCCACACGAAAAGCCTCGGGCAGAGGCGCAGACCAATCCACATGAAAAACCTCAGGACACAAATGGGGAGGCTGTTGGTGCTACATCTGAACAAG GCcaggagctgcctccagaagAGCTTCCTGTAACATCCTCCACCCCGGGAAATCGTCTGCAGAGAAAAAGAGTCCCTAATCCGAAATATCAGAGCGAACCAGACACCGACATGACCAACACAGACC AAAAGCCAAGGAAAAAGAGGGGCCTGAAAAAATCTGTCTCCAACACAGAAACTGACCAGCAGGAGCCTGCCAAAAAGACCCCAAAACCGAAAACCCCCAAAAAGACACCTGCCAAAAAGACACCACAGAAAAAGGCAGCGGTCTCGAGCATAAACAGTGAAAAGGGGCTTATCAAACAGACCCCTGCCAAGAAGACCTCTGCCAAGAAAATACAACAGGAAACACCACAGGTCAACTCCACGCCCCCCCCTGCAGTCCCGGAACTGAGGGAGACCCCAGAGGAGCCTGAAACCACCCCTGGTGGCAGACCCAAGCGGAGGGCAGCAAAAGC TGCATTGCAGTACCTCCATACCCTGGCCAAGGAGGTATACAACCAATCTGACAATGCTACTAAGAACGACTGGGAGTCTAGCCCAGTCCCCAGCCCCAGCTCAACCCAGCCCCAGAAACGGACCAGAGGCAAGGGCAAGAAGAGGAAGGCCCCTGATTTTGACAGTGACAACGCCGCAGAGGATATGGACTTTGTTCCAGAAAATAAAGACACTGAGGAGGAACGTGAGGATGAAGATACTCAAGAAGACCTAGACTTAGACTTGGAGCAGAGGCACACACCAACGAAAGACCTTAGATCCAGACGCATTTCCAGAGGTCTT TCAAGTCAAGCTCGATATCATGGTAACGCCCCCAATGGACTGACCAACATCGTGATGGGACCCATCTGGATGTGCACCAAAACCACCAAGACCTT CCGTGATGAACACTGTAACGAATGGGTCTTTGCTGAGTGGATACCTTCAGAGAAGGATTGGCATTGCTTGTCGGACAG TGAGGCTGAGCAGTATCTACCGCAGGAGATGATGTCTACAGCCTTCAGCTTCTCCAGAGAGGGCATCAGAGAGGAGACTCCTCTGCACAGAATGAAGAG GTTTGAGTGCCTGCCACCTCATCCTGAGCGCTGGGACATGCTATTCTATACGGGCGGCCCGGTGTGGGCCATGGACTGGTGCCCCACCCCCGATGGCGCCCCTGCCAGCCAGTGCGCTGCCATCTACTGCCACAGGAACCTGGATGACCAGCACAGGATGAATGAGTTGTACACCAAACCTGGACTCATCCAGATCTGGGATATGGGACAACTCCAGTACAACACCAG TCCCCAGTCCTCTCCACGGCTGGCCTATGGTATTGCCCAGGATAAAGGCTTTGTGTGGAACCTGAAGTGGTGTCCAGGAGGAGCCTGGGAGCTGCCCACCACTAACAGGAAG GCCCCTCACATGCCCAGAATGGGTCTCCTGGCTGCCTCCACATCAGATGGTCACATCACCATCTACAGCCTGCCTCACCCCGACACACTACTAGCCCGCAGGAAACACACCGCTAAAG GTGGAGCCAGCCCAACGCTGATGATCTGCCAG gtacagGGTGTGATCACTCTGAAGCGGGGCTCCTTCAAGACAAACCACGATGAAAAGAATAACCAGGTCCTCTCCATGGACTGGCTGCCTGTCAAACCTCACAACATCCTGGCTGCTGGCTTCTATGATG GTACGGTGGCCCTGTGGGACCTGTCCAGTAAGTCTATTCTGCAGCGGGTGCGTGCTCCAGACCGCTCCTTCACCCTCTACCCCTACCACTGCTTCATCGCCCACGACAATGCCACCCGTGCCCTCAGCTTCTGCCACGCATCCAG AGACCTCATGGTGACGGCGGGTGATGACAGGTTGGTGAAAATGTGGGACCTGAGGAGGACCTGGGAGCCCTGCCAGTCCTTCAAGCGCTTCCTCTCCACCGAGGCAGCCTGGCCCCTGCATTGGGCTGGTGTCTTCATCTCTCAGGAGAGCGCCTACGCCAC GTTTGGCCAACATGGACTCAATTACTTTGACTCAGGGTATCTGGGCTTCAAGCCACTCTTTCTGGTGCCACGGAAAGGGACCATGTGG AGCCTGTCTATCTCTGATTGGCTGAACACGGCTGTAACGGCAGACACAGTGGGAGATGTGATCATGGTCCTACTACCCAACCTGTTCAACAACCCCTGCTACCTCAAACGATCCATCGATCGCAGATTC CCGGTGTTCAGAACCGAAATGGTCCAATTGAAAGAAGGAGTTGAGGAGAATGAGGGTGGACTTGGAGAGGAAGGAAGTGGTTCCACTAGTAATGGAACGTCCCATCATATACCTCAGacctacagagagacagccaaTAAGTACTACCTCCACTACCACGACATGGACATG AGAACGTTTAAGAATGTCCAGAACCGAGCTCCTTGGAAGCACATGCAGGCTGCAGAGGCCAAAGGGGGACTGGGTCTGGACCTAATGCCTTTGGCTTCACTAACTAAG ATCCGTTTCAACCCCAACCTGTGTGCCCAGAGCTGGGTGTTGTCTGGGGGCCAGGCGGGCCTGGTAAGAGCCCACTGCCTCAGGGCCATGAACAGCTCTCACATTAACAAGATGGTGCAGGAGAGCCAGGCCCAGTTCAGCACCATGTTCACCCAGGACACCACAGACAGCCAGGGGGACGCCAGTGCCGTCAGACACACCACAGAAAAGCTATAG
- the gtf3c2 gene encoding general transcription factor 3C polypeptide 2 isoform X1, translating to MPVTESCTVRLLRLPLTKKRCSVKLSRLSVIKKRCSVRLSRLLLTDKWCSVRLCRLPVTKKSCSVKLSSLPVTQKRCSVRLSRLLMATIAQKLGKQGSESMGVPHGEETEEQTDPHEKPRAEAQTNPHEKPQDTNGEAVGATSEQGQELPPEELPVTSSTPGNRLQRKRVPNPKYQSEPDTDMTNTDLQCPDSTEKPRKKRGLKKSVSNTETDQQEPAKKTPKPKTPKKTPAKKTPQKKAAVSSINSEKGLIKQTPAKKTSAKKIQQETPQVNSTPPPAVPELRETPEEPETTPGGRPKRRAAKAALQYLHTLAKEVYNQSDNATKNDWESSPVPSPSSTQPQKRTRGKGKKRKAPDFDSDNAAEDMDFVPENKDTEEEREDEDTQEDLDLDLEQRHTPTKDLRSRRISRGLSSQARYHGNAPNGLTNIVMGPIWMCTKTTKTFRDEHCNEWVFAEWIPSEKDWHCLSDSEAEQYLPQEMMSTAFSFSREGIREETPLHRMKRFECLPPHPERWDMLFYTGGPVWAMDWCPTPDGAPASQCAAIYCHRNLDDQHRMNELYTKPGLIQIWDMGQLQYNTSPQSSPRLAYGIAQDKGFVWNLKWCPGGAWELPTTNRKAPHMPRMGLLAASTSDGHITIYSLPHPDTLLARRKHTAKGGASPTLMICQVQGVITLKRGSFKTNHDEKNNQVLSMDWLPVKPHNILAAGFYDGTVALWDLSSKSILQRVRAPDRSFTLYPYHCFIAHDNATRALSFCHASRDLMVTAGDDRLVKMWDLRRTWEPCQSFKRFLSTEAAWPLHWAGVFISQESAYATFGQHGLNYFDSGYLGFKPLFLVPRKGTMWSLSISDWLNTAVTADTVGDVIMVLLPNLFNNPCYLKRSIDRRFPVFRTEMVQLKEGVEENEGGLGEEGSGSTSNGTSHHIPQTYRETANKYYLHYHDMDMRTFKNVQNRAPWKHMQAAEAKGGLGLDLMPLASLTKIRFNPNLCAQSWVLSGGQAGLVRAHCLRAMNSSHINKMVQESQAQFSTMFTQDTTDSQGDASAVRHTTEKL from the exons ATGCCTGTGACAGAGAGTTGCACAGTTAGGCTGTTAAGGCTGCCTCTCACCAAGAAGAGATGCTCAGTAAAGTTGTCTAGGCTTTCTGTGATAAAGAAGAGGTGCTCAGTAAGGCTGTCAAGGCTTCTTTTGACTGATAAGTGGTGCTCAGTAAGGTTGTGTAGGCTACCTGTGACAAAGAAGAGTTGCTCAGTAAAGTTATCTAGTCTGCCTGTGACGCAGAAGCGTTGCTCAGTAAGGTTGTCTAGGCTGTTGATGGCAACCATTGCCCAGAAGTTGGGCAAACAGGGTAGCGAGTCCATGGGCGTACCCcatggagaggagacagaggagcagACTGATCCACACGAAAAGCCTCGGGCAGAGGCGCAGACCAATCCACATGAAAAACCTCAGGACACAAATGGGGAGGCTGTTGGTGCTACATCTGAACAAG GCcaggagctgcctccagaagAGCTTCCTGTAACATCCTCCACCCCGGGAAATCGTCTGCAGAGAAAAAGAGTCCCTAATCCGAAATATCAGAGCGAACCAGACACCGACATGACCAACACAGACC TACAATGTCCTGACTCAACAGAAAAGCCAAGGAAAAAGAGGGGCCTGAAAAAATCTGTCTCCAACACAGAAACTGACCAGCAGGAGCCTGCCAAAAAGACCCCAAAACCGAAAACCCCCAAAAAGACACCTGCCAAAAAGACACCACAGAAAAAGGCAGCGGTCTCGAGCATAAACAGTGAAAAGGGGCTTATCAAACAGACCCCTGCCAAGAAGACCTCTGCCAAGAAAATACAACAGGAAACACCACAGGTCAACTCCACGCCCCCCCCTGCAGTCCCGGAACTGAGGGAGACCCCAGAGGAGCCTGAAACCACCCCTGGTGGCAGACCCAAGCGGAGGGCAGCAAAAGC TGCATTGCAGTACCTCCATACCCTGGCCAAGGAGGTATACAACCAATCTGACAATGCTACTAAGAACGACTGGGAGTCTAGCCCAGTCCCCAGCCCCAGCTCAACCCAGCCCCAGAAACGGACCAGAGGCAAGGGCAAGAAGAGGAAGGCCCCTGATTTTGACAGTGACAACGCCGCAGAGGATATGGACTTTGTTCCAGAAAATAAAGACACTGAGGAGGAACGTGAGGATGAAGATACTCAAGAAGACCTAGACTTAGACTTGGAGCAGAGGCACACACCAACGAAAGACCTTAGATCCAGACGCATTTCCAGAGGTCTT TCAAGTCAAGCTCGATATCATGGTAACGCCCCCAATGGACTGACCAACATCGTGATGGGACCCATCTGGATGTGCACCAAAACCACCAAGACCTT CCGTGATGAACACTGTAACGAATGGGTCTTTGCTGAGTGGATACCTTCAGAGAAGGATTGGCATTGCTTGTCGGACAG TGAGGCTGAGCAGTATCTACCGCAGGAGATGATGTCTACAGCCTTCAGCTTCTCCAGAGAGGGCATCAGAGAGGAGACTCCTCTGCACAGAATGAAGAG GTTTGAGTGCCTGCCACCTCATCCTGAGCGCTGGGACATGCTATTCTATACGGGCGGCCCGGTGTGGGCCATGGACTGGTGCCCCACCCCCGATGGCGCCCCTGCCAGCCAGTGCGCTGCCATCTACTGCCACAGGAACCTGGATGACCAGCACAGGATGAATGAGTTGTACACCAAACCTGGACTCATCCAGATCTGGGATATGGGACAACTCCAGTACAACACCAG TCCCCAGTCCTCTCCACGGCTGGCCTATGGTATTGCCCAGGATAAAGGCTTTGTGTGGAACCTGAAGTGGTGTCCAGGAGGAGCCTGGGAGCTGCCCACCACTAACAGGAAG GCCCCTCACATGCCCAGAATGGGTCTCCTGGCTGCCTCCACATCAGATGGTCACATCACCATCTACAGCCTGCCTCACCCCGACACACTACTAGCCCGCAGGAAACACACCGCTAAAG GTGGAGCCAGCCCAACGCTGATGATCTGCCAG gtacagGGTGTGATCACTCTGAAGCGGGGCTCCTTCAAGACAAACCACGATGAAAAGAATAACCAGGTCCTCTCCATGGACTGGCTGCCTGTCAAACCTCACAACATCCTGGCTGCTGGCTTCTATGATG GTACGGTGGCCCTGTGGGACCTGTCCAGTAAGTCTATTCTGCAGCGGGTGCGTGCTCCAGACCGCTCCTTCACCCTCTACCCCTACCACTGCTTCATCGCCCACGACAATGCCACCCGTGCCCTCAGCTTCTGCCACGCATCCAG AGACCTCATGGTGACGGCGGGTGATGACAGGTTGGTGAAAATGTGGGACCTGAGGAGGACCTGGGAGCCCTGCCAGTCCTTCAAGCGCTTCCTCTCCACCGAGGCAGCCTGGCCCCTGCATTGGGCTGGTGTCTTCATCTCTCAGGAGAGCGCCTACGCCAC GTTTGGCCAACATGGACTCAATTACTTTGACTCAGGGTATCTGGGCTTCAAGCCACTCTTTCTGGTGCCACGGAAAGGGACCATGTGG AGCCTGTCTATCTCTGATTGGCTGAACACGGCTGTAACGGCAGACACAGTGGGAGATGTGATCATGGTCCTACTACCCAACCTGTTCAACAACCCCTGCTACCTCAAACGATCCATCGATCGCAGATTC CCGGTGTTCAGAACCGAAATGGTCCAATTGAAAGAAGGAGTTGAGGAGAATGAGGGTGGACTTGGAGAGGAAGGAAGTGGTTCCACTAGTAATGGAACGTCCCATCATATACCTCAGacctacagagagacagccaaTAAGTACTACCTCCACTACCACGACATGGACATG AGAACGTTTAAGAATGTCCAGAACCGAGCTCCTTGGAAGCACATGCAGGCTGCAGAGGCCAAAGGGGGACTGGGTCTGGACCTAATGCCTTTGGCTTCACTAACTAAG ATCCGTTTCAACCCCAACCTGTGTGCCCAGAGCTGGGTGTTGTCTGGGGGCCAGGCGGGCCTGGTAAGAGCCCACTGCCTCAGGGCCATGAACAGCTCTCACATTAACAAGATGGTGCAGGAGAGCCAGGCCCAGTTCAGCACCATGTTCACCCAGGACACCACAGACAGCCAGGGGGACGCCAGTGCCGTCAGACACACCACAGAAAAGCTATAG